The Benincasa hispida cultivar B227 chromosome 11, ASM972705v1, whole genome shotgun sequence genome has a segment encoding these proteins:
- the LOC120091690 gene encoding phytochrome A-associated F-box protein: MADSLFSTLPDDILLNIFFKLEDDPRNWARLACVSTKFSSTIRNICWKTKCSNAIPSLVADLLVGDSIPAGGWASLHKLAVCCPGLVHSGVLLENSDFGLERELGPDENYMKLCSSHNPEPESDPSTALFEVNSDLSASASASASASASASDCAWSLYDDLYLDTMYNDSEAPDVLDPQIGVTKVEKGVFMTDKDFCVSKRRKICRSMRSHLASGVWNLSREQGNKLLRSRFRGDSLYICDWPGCVHIEEKRNYMLFRGIFKNFKGSHVWRTIKDGNRKKIDLNCAFCSCKETWDLHSAFCLRRVFGYHDDGEPVVRAYVCENGHVSGAWTDLPLYT, from the coding sequence ATGGCTGATTCCCTCTTTTCTACTCTTCCCGACGACATTCTTCTCAACATCTTCTTCAAGCTCGAAGACGATCCCCGTAACTGGGCTCGATTAGCTTGTGTTTCCACCAAATTCTCCTCTACAATCCGTAACATCTGCTGGAAAACCAAGTGTTCCAACGCTATCCCTTCTCTCGTTGCCGATCTCCTCGTCGGCGACTCTATTCCCGCCGGTGGATGGGCTTCCCTTCATAAGCTCGCTGTCTGTTGTCCTGGTCTCGTCCATTCCGGTGTTCTTCTCGAGAATTCTGATTTTGGGCTCGAGCGCGAACTGGGTCCTGATGAAAACTACATGAAATTGTGTTCATCTCACAACCCAGAACCTGAATCGGACCCTTCTACTGCTTTATTTGAGGTTAATTCTGATCTCTCTGCTTCTGCTTCTGCTTCTGCTTCTGCTTCTGCTTCTGCTTCTGATTGTGCTTGGTCTCTTTACGATGATTTGTATCTCGATACTATGTATAATGATTCTGAAGCCCCTGATGTTCTCGACCCACAAATTGGTGTTACTAAAGTGGAGAAAGGGGTTTTTATGACGGATAAGGATTTTTGTGTTTCGAAGAGGAGAAAgatctgtaggtctatgagATCACATTTGGCATCTGGGGTTTGGAATTTAAGCAGGGAACAAGGAAATAAACTTCTAAGGAGTCGATTTCGAGGCGATTCTCTTTATATTTGTGATTGGCCTGGTTGTGTTCATATCGAAGAGAAGAGGAATTACATGCTTTTCAGAGGcattttcaagaatttcaaaGGATCTCATGTTTGGAGAACGATAAAAGATGGGAATAGGAAGAAAATTGATCTGAATTGTGCGTTTTGTTCTTGTAAAGAGACTTGGGATTTGCATTCTGCCTTCTGTTTGAGGCGGGTTTTTGGGTATCATGATGATGGAGAGCCAGTTGTTCGAGCTTATGTATGTGAGAATGGCCATGTCTCTGGAGCTTGGACAGATCTACCATTGTACACTTGA